From the Leptospira sp. WS60.C2 genome, one window contains:
- a CDS encoding cbb3-type cytochrome c oxidase subunit I encodes MRFQSQKVAYWFFATCMLLLSLQIVYGFIMGFARIGFDGLHDYIPFNTARATHTNLLVVWLLTGFMGAAYYIIPEESDRELYSVKLAYIQLISWVVVGVVAIIGFHFNWWEGRKFLEIPRPLDYLVVVNVLTFLFNIAMTIWEAKKRSTTQLVLFFGLLCAALLYLPGMLYFDNQTLDSYFRWWVVHLWVEGVWELIMGGILAFLLIKLTGVDREVIEKWLYVVVGLTFLSGILGTGHHYYWIGTPKYWLMIGGVFSALEPLAFLGMAIWALNMYRKKGKDHPNKIALYWTLGSAMMSFIGAGFLGFAHTWPTVNQWTHGTLITAMHGHLAFWGAYAMLVLAVISYAMPNMTGRKLFTGMSGYLAFWASNIGMVGMTGALAVAGITQVYLERKLGMDFLVVQKEIVFHFIGMLLAATLFTVGITYFIIDFIRHGLPSNEAVGKNASDRD; translated from the coding sequence ATGAGATTCCAATCACAAAAGGTCGCATATTGGTTCTTTGCAACTTGTATGTTACTCTTATCGTTACAAATCGTTTATGGATTTATCATGGGTTTTGCTCGTATTGGATTTGATGGATTACATGATTACATTCCATTTAACACAGCACGTGCGACACATACCAATTTATTAGTAGTGTGGTTATTAACTGGATTTATGGGTGCTGCTTATTACATCATTCCTGAAGAATCCGATCGTGAATTGTACAGTGTCAAACTTGCATACATCCAACTCATTTCTTGGGTTGTGGTAGGTGTTGTTGCCATTATTGGTTTCCATTTTAATTGGTGGGAAGGTCGAAAGTTTTTGGAAATTCCAAGGCCACTGGATTACCTCGTGGTGGTGAATGTTTTGACGTTTCTTTTCAACATTGCCATGACCATTTGGGAAGCCAAAAAAAGAAGTACAACGCAACTCGTTCTCTTCTTTGGTCTGTTATGTGCGGCCTTGTTATACTTACCAGGTATGTTGTACTTTGATAACCAAACTTTGGATTCTTATTTCCGCTGGTGGGTCGTTCACCTTTGGGTAGAAGGAGTTTGGGAACTCATCATGGGTGGTATCTTAGCCTTTTTACTCATCAAATTAACAGGTGTCGATAGGGAAGTCATTGAAAAATGGTTGTATGTGGTTGTTGGTCTTACTTTCCTTTCTGGGATATTAGGAACAGGTCACCACTATTATTGGATCGGAACTCCTAAGTATTGGCTTATGATTGGGGGTGTTTTTTCAGCTCTTGAACCTCTTGCCTTCCTTGGAATGGCGATTTGGGCTCTTAATATGTATCGTAAAAAAGGAAAAGACCATCCAAACAAAATTGCACTCTATTGGACTCTTGGTAGTGCCATGATGTCGTTTATTGGCGCTGGATTTCTTGGTTTTGCTCACACATGGCCTACTGTGAACCAATGGACACATGGCACTCTTATCACAGCAATGCATGGACACCTTGCCTTCTGGGGAGCCTACGCCATGTTAGTGTTAGCTGTAATTTCCTATGCTATGCCAAACATGACAGGTCGTAAACTTTTTACTGGAATGTCGGGTTATCTCGCATTCTGGGCATCGAACATAGGAATGGTGGGAATGACGGGAGCTCTAGCCGTAGCAGGGATCACACAAGTGTATCTGGAACGTAAATTGGGAATGGACTTTCTTGTCGTACAAAAAGAAATCGTTTTCCACTTTATCGGAATGTTACTTGCGGCTACTCTCTTCACGGTTGGAATTACCTATTTCATCATTGATTTCATTCGACATGGTCTTCCTTCTAATGAAGCCGTTGGAAAAAATGCGAGTGATCGAGACTAA
- a CDS encoding cytochrome c family protein, with the protein MLSKSQARAFFLGGTFLFSAIFVFLTIDTLRQNDARTNAQNLTEDVRKGKEIWEKNNCMGCHTLLGEGAYYAPDLTKVVERRGVSWIDVFLDDPQAMFPGERKMVKYNFTKEEKGQIIAFLDWVGKIDANGWPPKPNIPVDSIATAVAPLTTATNAIKLAQPEKFSQLCVACHAVGGKGGNVGPALDHVGSKFDADYLNRWLTDPQAIKPGTNMPKLPLNDTERKDIVTYLSALK; encoded by the coding sequence ATGCTTTCAAAATCGCAAGCAAGGGCATTCTTTCTGGGTGGAACGTTTTTGTTCAGTGCTATCTTTGTGTTCCTCACAATTGATACCTTGCGACAAAACGATGCCCGTACCAATGCGCAAAACTTAACAGAAGATGTGCGAAAAGGGAAAGAGATTTGGGAAAAAAACAATTGTATGGGTTGTCATACCTTACTTGGGGAAGGTGCATACTATGCACCTGATTTGACCAAAGTGGTCGAAAGGAGAGGTGTTAGTTGGATCGATGTATTCTTAGATGATCCGCAAGCGATGTTTCCTGGGGAACGTAAGATGGTAAAATACAATTTTACCAAAGAAGAAAAAGGACAAATCATCGCCTTTTTGGATTGGGTAGGAAAAATCGATGCGAACGGTTGGCCTCCGAAACCGAATATTCCAGTTGATTCCATTGCAACGGCAGTAGCACCACTAACAACGGCAACAAATGCTATCAAACTCGCACAACCTGAAAAATTCTCGCAACTCTGTGTCGCCTGTCACGCGGTAGGTGGTAAAGGTGGGAATGTGGGACCAGCACTAGATCATGTTGGATCTAAGTTTGACGCCGATTATTTGAATCGATGGTTGACTGATCCACAAGCAATTAAACCGGGAACAAATATGCCTAAGTTGCCGTTAAATGATACAGAAAGAAAAGACATCGTTACTTACCTTTCTGCATTAAAATAA
- a CDS encoding heme-copper oxidase subunit III: protein MNAESLEEDESIWYPPGGILIWLIVFVEVITFCMGIGSLVYDKTKNPEGFLAMQSLLHREFAFWNTIFLLTSGFLLAIGVSQKENEKETNFFYNIMGAIVFGFGFLILKSIEFHEKWTLGFTLDTSVFFSYYWLLTGFHYLHVAIGIIILLIMILNRKTISLVNLEAGGIFWHMCDLIWLILYPALYLIR from the coding sequence ATGAATGCAGAGAGTTTAGAAGAAGATGAATCGATTTGGTATCCTCCAGGAGGAATACTGATTTGGCTGATTGTTTTCGTGGAAGTGATTACCTTCTGTATGGGGATCGGCTCCTTAGTGTATGACAAAACCAAGAATCCAGAAGGATTTTTAGCCATGCAAAGTCTCCTTCATAGAGAATTTGCCTTCTGGAATACAATTTTTCTTTTAACGAGTGGATTTTTATTAGCGATCGGTGTTTCTCAGAAAGAGAATGAAAAAGAAACAAATTTCTTTTATAATATCATGGGTGCCATCGTGTTTGGATTTGGATTTTTAATTTTGAAAAGTATCGAGTTCCATGAGAAATGGACTTTAGGGTTTACCTTAGATACAAGTGTCTTCTTTAGTTATTACTGGTTACTCACTGGATTTCATTACTTACACGTAGCAATAGGAATCATCATATTACTCATTATGATTTTAAATCGAAAAACCATTTCCCTTGTGAACCTGGAAGCAGGTGGGATTTTTTGGCATATGTGTGATCTCATCTGGCTCATATTATACCCAGCGTTGTATCTAATCCGATAA
- a CDS encoding prokaryotic cytochrome C oxidase subunit IV produces the protein MLRIIFTYIILLLIVYLSFYGMGSFVPGNWNLILMSALKFLLIAFVFMNLQRAHLFWKLTFSVLILVYSFGIYYLT, from the coding sequence ATGTTACGAATTATTTTTACGTATATAATTTTATTACTGATCGTTTATCTTTCGTTTTATGGTATGGGATCGTTTGTTCCAGGAAATTGGAATTTGATCCTTATGAGTGCCCTCAAATTCTTGTTGATTGCTTTTGTATTTATGAATTTACAAAGGGCACATTTATTTTGGAAATTGACTTTCTCAGTGCTGATCTTAGTCTATTCGTTTGGGATCTATTACTTGACTTAG
- the mtnC gene encoding acireductone synthase yields the protein MTIKHNLLDIEGTTAPIAFVHEILFPYAKERIHTFLKNYHFSEEKWKEILGEYQKDVSANDPSLMQKLALDPVKAKLSPNEMPKELPKDLLSFYFEFLIEKDRKFGPLKEIQGKIWKKGYESGEIKSTVYGDVPVFLKKAIQEGIQNHVYSSGSVEAQILIYQYSALGDLREYFTTYFDTAVGGKREKESYLKIANTLGVSPDEIRFFTDIVEEAEAASGAGLDVVILNRPGNLPQKVHSFPIWDHF from the coding sequence ATGACGATCAAACATAATTTACTCGATATCGAAGGGACAACGGCACCAATTGCTTTTGTCCACGAAATACTTTTTCCGTATGCGAAAGAACGAATTCATACCTTCTTAAAAAACTATCACTTCTCAGAAGAGAAATGGAAGGAAATTCTCGGAGAATACCAGAAAGATGTATCTGCAAATGATCCTTCGTTAATGCAGAAATTAGCATTGGATCCAGTAAAAGCGAAACTTTCGCCAAATGAAATGCCGAAGGAATTACCGAAAGATTTACTTTCTTTTTATTTTGAATTCCTCATCGAAAAGGATCGTAAGTTTGGACCATTAAAGGAAATACAAGGAAAGATTTGGAAGAAGGGATATGAGTCGGGAGAGATAAAAAGTACGGTCTATGGAGACGTCCCAGTCTTTCTTAAAAAAGCAATCCAGGAAGGAATACAAAATCATGTTTACTCTTCAGGATCCGTGGAAGCTCAAATTTTGATCTATCAATATTCCGCTTTAGGTGATCTTCGGGAGTACTTTACGACTTATTTTGATACGGCTGTGGGTGGGAAACGGGAAAAAGAAAGTTATTTGAAGATTGCAAATACGCTTGGCGTATCTCCCGATGAGATTCGATTTTTTACTGACATAGTAGAAGAGGCAGAGGCGGCGAGTGGGGCAGGACTGGATGTGGTCATCTTAAACCGACCTGGGAACCTACCACAAAAAGTACATTCCTTTCCGATTTGGGATCATTTCTAA
- a CDS encoding MFS transporter, which translates to MNQKKSKQETTYLRFFGLAELVNHGPRGILAFWMILGMAFFLFGDQNLIAPNMKNIGASLGITDPNEVDWKFGGIIPVLFFILGGLVSLSMGYLSQAFSRKHLLIATVLLGEIPCFLTAYAQNFDQFLILRTLCGFGLGGIFPLLFSLIGDYFSSQSRAIATGYVSLAMGLGVGVGQLLGGILGGADPINGWRASFIYMSAPSFVFVAVYLFFCKEPKRGGAEEVGVDELSHKITLKDFKLLFENKTNLGAFLQGLPGCIPWGVFFVYLADYYEHTYHLTKEVSAGMITFAAIGIFVGTFFGGILGQILYNIKKIYQPILCMGTTFFGVFPAILLLYSFDIVPHMGLFIGLNILTGIMISITGPNVRAVLLNVNEPKSRSAIFSIYNLTDDLGKGLGPVMSAVILGLTPDRGLALSISILFWIPCALAWFLVLFNYEKDEKAMHLLLKQNAS; encoded by the coding sequence ATGAACCAAAAAAAATCAAAACAAGAAACCACCTATCTTCGGTTTTTTGGTCTTGCGGAACTTGTGAACCATGGCCCTAGAGGGATCTTAGCCTTCTGGATGATTTTAGGTATGGCATTCTTTTTGTTTGGTGATCAAAACCTAATTGCCCCGAATATGAAAAACATTGGAGCTTCTTTAGGAATTACTGATCCAAACGAGGTAGATTGGAAATTTGGTGGGATCATTCCTGTTTTGTTTTTTATCTTGGGTGGACTCGTTTCTCTTTCTATGGGATATCTTTCTCAAGCGTTCTCCCGTAAACATTTGTTAATCGCTACAGTTTTGTTAGGTGAAATTCCCTGTTTTTTGACTGCCTATGCACAAAATTTCGATCAGTTCTTGATTTTAAGAACTTTGTGTGGATTTGGTTTAGGTGGAATTTTTCCTCTCCTTTTTAGTTTAATTGGAGATTATTTTTCCAGCCAATCTAGAGCCATTGCAACAGGGTATGTGTCTTTGGCGATGGGACTCGGTGTGGGTGTAGGGCAGTTGTTAGGTGGAATATTGGGTGGAGCTGATCCGATCAATGGATGGAGAGCTTCGTTTATTTATATGTCAGCACCTTCTTTTGTGTTTGTTGCTGTATATCTATTTTTCTGTAAAGAGCCTAAACGGGGTGGTGCCGAAGAAGTTGGTGTCGATGAACTTTCTCATAAAATCACACTAAAAGATTTTAAATTGTTATTTGAAAACAAAACCAACTTAGGTGCTTTTTTGCAAGGTCTACCAGGGTGTATTCCGTGGGGTGTATTTTTTGTGTATTTGGCTGATTATTATGAACACACTTACCACCTAACGAAAGAAGTATCGGCAGGTATGATTACCTTTGCGGCCATTGGAATTTTTGTTGGAACTTTCTTTGGTGGGATTCTCGGTCAGATTTTATACAATATCAAAAAGATTTACCAACCGATCCTATGTATGGGGACTACGTTTTTTGGAGTGTTTCCGGCCATCCTTTTACTCTACTCGTTTGATATTGTTCCTCACATGGGACTTTTTATTGGTCTCAATATTCTAACTGGGATCATGATTTCGATTACAGGGCCCAATGTAAGAGCCGTTTTACTCAATGTGAATGAGCCAAAATCTAGAAGTGCAATTTTTTCCATTTATAACCTAACGGATGATCTAGGAAAGGGACTCGGTCCTGTGATGTCGGCTGTGATCTTAGGACTAACTCCTGATAGAGGACTTGCACTTTCCATTTCAATCTTATTTTGGATTCCATGTGCATTAGCATGGTTCTTGGTTTTGTTTAATTATGAAAAAGATGAAAAAGCAATGCATCTCCTTTTGAAACAAAATGCTTCGTAA
- a CDS encoding WecB/TagA/CpsF family glycosyltransferase: protein MKQLSEIVHNSSKDERDILLEYQNIDVSKLETLDVLGIPIDNVTTDEAIAKLFRVLEKKEGMHHVLFLDPIKLMRMRPKKPLHRIAEKAGTILVEGAGIGWMTKGRLKERVTPIAVMMDLIRLAELKEFTAFIFGAKDEIVERIYFNLTRHFPKVRIVGRHAGHLDRQREMRVKEAIRKTGPDIIFLAMDFPEQEIWIENNTGYFGKAVVIGVGGALDMLSGADKKAPEWFKERGLIWLWRIIARPYRIRRMWETFYFILLGIRERFRKK, encoded by the coding sequence ATGAAGCAATTGAGCGAAATCGTTCACAATTCCTCAAAAGATGAGAGGGATATACTACTGGAGTATCAAAATATTGACGTTTCCAAATTGGAGACTCTTGATGTTTTAGGAATCCCGATAGACAATGTCACAACAGATGAAGCAATAGCCAAACTCTTTCGCGTGCTAGAAAAAAAAGAAGGCATGCACCATGTATTATTTTTAGATCCCATCAAACTCATGAGAATGCGTCCGAAAAAACCTCTTCACCGTATCGCTGAAAAGGCTGGTACCATTTTAGTGGAAGGTGCTGGTATTGGATGGATGACCAAAGGACGATTGAAAGAACGAGTGACACCAATCGCTGTGATGATGGATCTCATTCGTCTGGCAGAACTGAAAGAGTTCACTGCCTTTATCTTTGGTGCAAAAGACGAAATCGTAGAACGAATTTATTTTAATCTTACAAGACATTTTCCCAAAGTTCGTATTGTTGGAAGACATGCAGGACATTTGGATCGCCAACGTGAAATGCGAGTGAAAGAGGCAATTCGAAAAACAGGACCAGACATTATCTTTCTAGCAATGGATTTCCCTGAACAGGAAATTTGGATTGAGAACAACACTGGTTATTTTGGAAAAGCGGTTGTGATTGGTGTCGGTGGCGCCTTAGACATGTTATCTGGTGCAGACAAAAAAGCACCAGAATGGTTCAAGGAAAGAGGTCTCATTTGGTTATGGAGAATCATCGCAAGACCTTACAGAATCCGAAGAATGTGGGAAACTTTTTACTTTATCCTTCTTGGAATTCGAGAACGTTTCCGTAAAAAATAA
- a CDS encoding carbohydrate-binding module 48 yields MLKSKFIRIALILLFLTGIGIFADDGMDWIGSFSSGELEMSDETEDQDTVYYLWQLESLKKNIAPRYIRYLDVESYVSSGNLLHRGILFTYNGLRDESVEICGSFNNWECAEMKRNQYGIYYTVIEPDQIKDNYEEDPVYEYKFRVNGLLTYDPENFDKVEDGSGSYYSRFILDSKDTDRQTKTMVLEDSANEERDLRTVKFQIYLPNAEVVRVVGNFNDWNPEHDFLKKDRKGVFTLEKKLLPGEYHYQFIVDGETMLDTYNPITNIKVDTNESVSSLLVPERNYALERKM; encoded by the coding sequence ATGTTGAAATCCAAATTCATCCGAATTGCCCTCATTTTACTCTTTTTGACAGGTATTGGTATTTTTGCCGACGACGGGATGGATTGGATTGGGAGTTTTTCCTCGGGAGAACTCGAAATGTCAGACGAAACCGAAGATCAGGACACCGTGTATTACCTTTGGCAATTAGAAAGTCTAAAAAAGAATATTGCTCCGCGTTACATTCGTTATCTTGATGTTGAATCCTATGTTTCAAGTGGGAACCTTTTACACCGAGGGATTTTGTTTACCTACAATGGACTGCGGGACGAGTCCGTAGAAATCTGCGGGAGTTTCAACAATTGGGAATGTGCTGAGATGAAGCGTAACCAATACGGAATTTATTATACAGTGATCGAACCCGACCAAATCAAAGACAATTACGAAGAAGATCCGGTTTATGAGTATAAATTTCGTGTAAATGGACTTTTGACATATGATCCAGAAAACTTTGATAAGGTGGAAGATGGGTCTGGTTCTTATTATTCACGATTTATCTTGGATTCCAAAGATACCGACCGCCAAACCAAAACGATGGTATTAGAAGACTCTGCTAACGAAGAACGAGATCTACGCACAGTCAAATTTCAAATTTATTTACCGAATGCAGAAGTGGTGCGAGTGGTTGGAAATTTTAACGACTGGAACCCAGAACATGATTTTTTGAAAAAAGATCGTAAAGGTGTATTCACACTCGAGAAAAAACTTCTACCCGGTGAGTACCATTATCAATTCATCGTGGATGGGGAAACCATGCTCGATACATACAATCCCATCACCAATATCAAAGTAGATACCAATGAATCGGTTTCTTCCCTTCTCGTTCCAGAAAGAAATTATGCGCTAGAACGTAAGATGTGA
- a CDS encoding ATP-dependent Clp protease adaptor ClpS — MTGSGASQPSVLEEVEIKPRKNDGPWKVVLWDDDHHTYEYVIEMLMDVCQMTWEKAFQHAVEVDTRKKTIVFSGELEHAEFVHERILGYGPDPRMSSSKGSMTATLEQ; from the coding sequence ATGACCGGTTCCGGAGCTTCCCAACCATCTGTATTAGAAGAAGTAGAAATCAAACCCCGCAAAAATGACGGACCTTGGAAAGTCGTTTTGTGGGATGATGACCATCACACCTATGAATATGTCATTGAGATGCTTATGGACGTCTGCCAAATGACTTGGGAAAAAGCTTTCCAACACGCTGTGGAAGTGGACACCCGCAAAAAAACAATCGTCTTTTCTGGAGAATTGGAACACGCAGAGTTCGTGCATGAACGTATCTTAGGTTATGGTCCTGATCCTCGTATGAGTTCATCCAAAGGATCGATGACCGCAACCTTAGAACAGTAA
- a CDS encoding transketolase family protein, which yields MGAPSQSTADKKATRDAYGEALVELGASRQDVVVLDADLSGSTKTADFKKKYPERFFNVGVAEQNLVGHAAGLALSGFVPFASSFAMFLSGRAWEVVRNSVVYPKLNVKLVASHGGITVGEDGASHQCIEDFAIMRVIPEMTVICPSDFNETKQVIHAIADYQGPVYVRVGRPAIPVIERENYKFQIGKAEVISEGKDVCIIANGVMVNEAMTAVGLLKEKGISASLLNMATIKPLDKEAIIAKAKECGAVVTCEEHNVIGGLGSAVSELLSEEYPVPVIKLGMKDSFGKSGTWSGLLDYFGLRAKDVVSHAELAISKKKK from the coding sequence ATGGGAGCACCTAGCCAATCAACAGCGGACAAAAAAGCAACAAGAGATGCATACGGCGAAGCCTTAGTTGAGTTAGGTGCATCCAGACAAGATGTGGTCGTTTTGGACGCTGACCTTTCTGGTTCCACAAAAACGGCCGATTTTAAGAAAAAATACCCTGAGCGTTTTTTTAACGTGGGTGTCGCTGAACAAAACTTAGTTGGTCATGCGGCGGGGCTTGCCCTTTCTGGGTTTGTGCCTTTTGCTTCTAGTTTTGCCATGTTTTTATCTGGTAGAGCTTGGGAAGTGGTTCGAAATAGTGTCGTTTATCCAAAGTTAAATGTAAAATTAGTTGCTTCTCATGGTGGGATCACAGTGGGAGAAGACGGTGCGTCTCACCAATGTATCGAAGATTTTGCCATCATGCGTGTCATTCCTGAAATGACTGTGATTTGCCCATCTGATTTTAACGAGACCAAACAAGTCATCCATGCCATTGCCGATTACCAAGGACCTGTCTATGTAAGAGTGGGTCGACCTGCAATCCCTGTGATCGAACGAGAAAACTATAAATTCCAAATTGGGAAAGCAGAAGTGATCTCGGAAGGAAAAGATGTTTGTATCATTGCCAATGGTGTCATGGTGAACGAAGCCATGACCGCGGTTGGACTATTGAAAGAAAAAGGAATCAGTGCCTCTCTCCTCAATATGGCGACAATCAAACCTTTGGACAAAGAAGCCATCATCGCCAAAGCAAAAGAATGTGGTGCTGTTGTCACTTGTGAAGAACACAATGTGATTGGTGGTCTTGGATCTGCTGTTTCTGAGTTATTATCTGAAGAATACCCCGTTCCTGTGATCAAATTGGGAATGAAGGATAGTTTTGGAAAATCAGGAACATGGAGTGGACTCCTCGATTATTTTGGTCTCCGCGCAAAAGATGTCGTGTCTCATGCGGAACTTGCCATTTCCAAAAAGAAAAAATAG
- the metK gene encoding methionine adenosyltransferase, with protein sequence MSSLKNYIFTSESVSEGHPDKVCDQISDAILDAYLAQDPKSRVACETLVTTNLVVIAGEITSKGKVDTQEIARDVIRKIGYNDINMYFDADFAVVASHVHAQSPDIAQGVNEGEGLHTEQGAGDQGLMFGFAIAETPEFMPAPLYYSHKLLEHLSELRHTNKIDWLRPDAKSQVTIQYEDGKPKRVDTVVISTQHKPGVTHKQIEEAVIEECIKKMIPKELLVNTRYFINPTGKFEIGGPHGDTGLTGRKIIVDTYGGMGRHGGGAFSGKDPSKVDRSAAYMGRYIAKNVVAAGLAHKCEVQLAYAIGVAQPVSVLVDTFGTGTISDEEIAKRVLANFKLTPKGIVESLDLLGKGRKYQETAAYGHFGRTGSTFTWEKTDKADALKKG encoded by the coding sequence ATGTCTTCTCTAAAAAACTACATTTTCACTTCCGAGTCCGTATCCGAAGGACACCCAGACAAAGTCTGTGATCAAATTTCTGATGCCATTCTCGATGCGTATTTAGCCCAAGATCCAAAATCCCGTGTTGCTTGTGAAACTCTTGTGACCACAAACCTAGTCGTCATAGCTGGAGAAATCACAAGCAAAGGCAAAGTGGACACACAAGAGATCGCTCGTGATGTGATCCGTAAAATCGGATACAACGATATCAATATGTATTTTGATGCAGATTTTGCAGTCGTTGCTTCTCACGTGCACGCGCAGTCTCCCGACATCGCCCAAGGGGTAAACGAAGGAGAAGGTCTTCATACAGAACAAGGTGCTGGTGACCAAGGATTGATGTTTGGTTTTGCGATTGCAGAAACTCCAGAGTTTATGCCTGCTCCGCTTTATTACTCCCACAAACTTCTCGAACATTTATCAGAACTTCGCCACACAAATAAAATTGACTGGCTTCGTCCTGATGCAAAGTCACAAGTCACAATTCAATACGAAGACGGAAAACCAAAACGTGTTGATACAGTGGTCATTTCCACACAACACAAACCAGGTGTGACTCACAAACAAATCGAAGAAGCTGTCATTGAAGAATGTATCAAAAAAATGATACCGAAAGAACTTCTTGTGAACACTCGTTATTTCATCAACCCAACTGGTAAATTCGAAATCGGTGGTCCACACGGTGATACTGGTCTGACTGGTCGTAAGATCATTGTAGACACGTATGGTGGAATGGGTCGACACGGTGGTGGGGCTTTCTCTGGAAAGGATCCATCCAAAGTTGACCGTTCTGCGGCATACATGGGTCGTTACATTGCGAAAAACGTAGTGGCAGCTGGTCTTGCTCACAAATGTGAAGTGCAGTTGGCATATGCGATTGGTGTGGCACAACCAGTGTCTGTACTTGTGGATACATTTGGAACAGGAACCATTTCTGATGAGGAAATTGCAAAACGTGTACTTGCAAACTTTAAACTCACTCCAAAGGGTATTGTAGAAAGTTTAGATCTTCTTGGAAAAGGTAGAAAATACCAAGAAACTGCTGCTTACGGTCACTTCGGTAGAACTGGAAGTACATTCACTTGGGAAAAAACTGATAAAGCAGATGCTTTAAAGAAAGGATAA
- a CDS encoding lysophospholipid acyltransferase family protein, translating into MIPDNKQKPYSKTKYIFFSYLIHFIVRVWYLFVRNQTFIIPNASQNVIEQGGNYIIAVFHETTLSLYRHATEYLKRKKKADMVALVSQSKDGEIIHQTFARSGLRSVRGSSTRGGTGAFRNILKEMKQGAVPIFTVDGPKGPRREVKPGVIVTASLTGFPILYLHSCYDRAYVFKSWDRHFFPKFGARLFIQYGDPFFVPKGLTESEIDAYAKQLETAMNANAEALESYVRGLFPDNSIDVPPKNETLTK; encoded by the coding sequence TTGATACCAGACAACAAACAAAAACCGTATTCCAAAACCAAATACATCTTCTTTAGTTATTTGATTCATTTCATTGTAAGAGTTTGGTATTTGTTTGTTCGTAACCAAACGTTCATCATACCAAATGCCTCTCAAAACGTGATCGAACAGGGTGGTAACTACATCATCGCGGTTTTCCACGAGACAACTCTTTCCCTCTATAGGCATGCCACGGAATACTTAAAACGAAAGAAAAAAGCGGATATGGTCGCACTTGTTTCTCAATCCAAAGATGGTGAGATCATCCACCAAACCTTCGCTCGCTCTGGGTTACGATCCGTTCGAGGATCTTCCACTCGTGGAGGGACAGGAGCCTTTCGTAATATTTTGAAAGAAATGAAACAGGGTGCAGTTCCTATTTTTACGGTGGATGGACCAAAAGGGCCAAGAAGAGAAGTGAAACCGGGTGTGATTGTGACAGCCTCTCTCACAGGTTTTCCCATTTTGTATCTGCATTCTTGTTATGACAGAGCGTATGTTTTTAAAAGTTGGGACCGTCATTTTTTTCCAAAATTTGGTGCCAGGCTTTTCATTCAGTATGGGGATCCGTTCTTTGTTCCCAAGGGTCTCACCGAAAGCGAAATTGATGCCTATGCAAAACAACTGGAAACGGCGATGAATGCGAATGCAGAGGCTTTGGAATCGTATGTTCGAGGACTCTTTCCTGACAATTCTATTGACGTACCACCTAAAAACGAAACTTTAACCAAGTAA
- a CDS encoding nucleoside-diphosphate sugar epimerase, which yields MKILLLGGTGLVGKQVLLSLLFYPQIKKVIVWARHFETSSKPNLPIEVVKVTWEDFQSGKVSVPDGIDAVFCCLGTTIGKAGSQEKFKDIDFEYPLLAAKQAKEKKIPGFYVITAMGSDSNSSIFYNRVKGELEKELSALQFPFLGIFRPSLLLGEREELRIGEKLGEIMGHLIPFGLLGLKKYKPIPAEFVAKSMIHSFLKDKPASGEGPTVKIYENDILWEIGKDHSF from the coding sequence ATGAAAATACTACTATTGGGTGGGACAGGTCTTGTCGGCAAACAAGTGTTACTCTCTCTTCTCTTCTATCCACAAATCAAAAAAGTGATTGTTTGGGCTCGCCATTTTGAAACCTCATCCAAACCCAATCTTCCGATTGAAGTGGTAAAGGTTACTTGGGAAGACTTTCAGTCAGGGAAGGTGAGTGTTCCCGATGGAATCGATGCTGTGTTCTGTTGTTTGGGAACGACGATTGGCAAAGCCGGGAGTCAGGAAAAATTTAAAGATATTGATTTTGAGTATCCCTTACTTGCGGCAAAACAAGCGAAGGAAAAAAAGATCCCGGGTTTTTACGTGATCACAGCGATGGGTTCTGACTCTAACTCGTCCATTTTTTACAACCGAGTCAAAGGAGAGTTGGAAAAAGAACTCTCTGCACTTCAGTTTCCGTTCCTGGGAATCTTTCGCCCGTCTTTACTTCTTGGAGAGCGAGAAGAGTTACGAATCGGTGAAAAATTAGGCGAGATCATGGGCCACCTCATTCCGTTCGGTCTCCTTGGTCTCAAAAAATACAAACCAATCCCTGCCGAATTCGTAGCAAAATCGATGATCCATTCGTTTCTAAAAGACAAACCTGCGAGTGGTGAGGGTCCCACGGTTAAAATTTATGAAAATGATATCCTTTGGGAAATCGGAAAGGACCATTCCTTTTGA